In one window of Qipengyuania profundimaris DNA:
- the addB gene encoding double-strand break repair protein AddB: MAERPEPSIYSIAAHRGFADALVAGLVPRYREPDFGLARLTLLLPSSRARRTISEAFIRHAGAAGESGLLMPRMAIIGDLDLDETLGPLLDPLGASDIPPAIDPQRRLFRLAQLIGEELGEKAPGGAGLLRLAREAASTMDRLLVEGVGPEELVGDQVLDLFGSLASHWQDSLRLFATVQAKWLAELDALSMLDQAARRNRLFDHAAALWRREPPATPVIAAGVTSAAPSLANLLRVIAHMPQGAVILPDFDLTMAQATWDELGRAGAAPEPGDTPFAKDDAVTHPQYHLKLLLNRMAIRREEVQPWYRKGMTAAPPERSHAIGSLFLPPEASKSWIDLPAEKRRLSGVRLMTTANPEEEAQAIALLVREAVEQPEQRVAVVTMDRGLARRVVHHLERWNIVADDSAGRPLSATAAGRLLLVLAEVMAEDAAPVPLMALLGHPLVRGDMERGTWLRQLRRVERELRGPRMIGGLEPVRRIVAKLADSHPQAAEWFVQVEAILVPLLDLPDEAPLADLLDALVLAGEALCGEALWAREDGRSLAQFVEDLRANAREVKFTLARKEASVALRDAMEQVAVRPPYGGHARVQVFGLLESRMNRADLVICGGLNEGSWPPRGSVDSLLAPPLLRRLGVPGGDFRLGLSAHDLAGALGAPQVVLSRAERDESGPTIPSRFLLRVEALLGSLAENHRERRMVELARAMGRARPMEPHSRPAPTPTAEQRDVDISATALDRLLGDPYQFYAQKILQLSDLDALDAEPGPLWQGNAAHLILQRWHEARESDPCALLAPIMDSVLDEEGADPVTRGLWQPRLEAALRWIEEQVDGVPERKVLAVEKKGAMIYDNVRVHGRADRIDRLPDGGLAIVDYKTGSPPSAAMVEQGFALQLGILGLIAERGGFDGLAGDPESYEYWSLGRAKGENAHGFGYVEVPLKVGNKRSGVTPEEFLPLTAAKLSEAIARFVKGSDPFTARENPNYPAYDTYDQLMRLDEWIATQDGEGAA; encoded by the coding sequence GTGGCTGAGCGCCCCGAGCCCAGCATCTATTCCATCGCCGCCCACCGCGGGTTTGCCGACGCCCTCGTGGCCGGCCTCGTGCCGCGCTATCGCGAGCCGGACTTCGGCCTTGCGCGTCTGACGCTGTTGCTCCCGAGCAGCCGCGCGCGCCGCACGATCTCTGAGGCCTTCATCCGCCACGCGGGTGCGGCTGGCGAGAGCGGACTGCTGATGCCGCGCATGGCGATTATCGGCGATCTCGACCTCGACGAGACGCTCGGACCGTTGCTCGATCCTCTCGGCGCGAGCGACATTCCCCCTGCGATCGATCCGCAGCGGCGGCTGTTCCGGTTGGCGCAGCTGATCGGCGAGGAGCTCGGCGAGAAGGCACCGGGCGGCGCGGGTCTGTTGCGTCTTGCGCGTGAGGCTGCATCGACCATGGACCGTCTGCTGGTCGAAGGCGTCGGGCCGGAGGAACTGGTCGGCGACCAAGTGCTTGACCTGTTCGGCTCGCTCGCCTCGCATTGGCAGGACAGTCTTCGTCTTTTCGCGACCGTACAAGCCAAGTGGCTCGCCGAACTGGACGCGCTGAGCATGCTCGACCAGGCCGCGCGGAGGAACCGGCTGTTCGATCATGCAGCTGCGTTATGGCGCAGGGAGCCGCCCGCCACGCCGGTGATTGCCGCAGGTGTGACCAGCGCAGCCCCGTCGCTCGCGAACCTTCTGCGCGTCATCGCCCATATGCCGCAGGGGGCAGTCATCCTTCCCGATTTCGATCTGACGATGGCTCAGGCGACCTGGGACGAATTGGGCAGGGCTGGCGCCGCGCCCGAGCCGGGCGACACGCCGTTCGCGAAGGATGACGCGGTCACTCACCCGCAATATCACCTCAAGCTCCTGCTCAATCGCATGGCGATCCGGCGCGAGGAGGTACAGCCTTGGTACCGCAAGGGCATGACCGCCGCTCCGCCGGAGCGCAGCCATGCGATCGGCTCGCTGTTCCTGCCCCCGGAGGCCAGCAAGAGCTGGATCGACCTTCCGGCGGAAAAGCGGCGCCTTTCGGGTGTGCGTCTGATGACGACAGCCAATCCGGAAGAAGAAGCGCAGGCGATCGCGCTGCTGGTTCGCGAGGCAGTCGAGCAGCCTGAGCAGCGCGTAGCGGTCGTGACGATGGATCGCGGGTTGGCACGCCGGGTGGTCCATCATCTGGAACGATGGAATATAGTCGCCGACGATTCCGCGGGACGTCCGCTGTCGGCGACTGCGGCCGGCAGACTGCTGCTGGTGCTCGCTGAAGTGATGGCGGAGGATGCCGCGCCGGTTCCGCTGATGGCGCTGCTCGGCCATCCGCTGGTTCGCGGCGATATGGAGCGTGGAACATGGCTGCGACAGCTGCGCCGGGTCGAGCGCGAACTGCGCGGACCGCGCATGATCGGCGGTCTCGAGCCGGTGCGCAGGATTGTCGCGAAGCTTGCAGACAGCCACCCCCAGGCTGCCGAATGGTTTGTGCAGGTCGAGGCGATTCTCGTCCCCTTGCTGGACCTGCCGGATGAGGCGCCGCTCGCCGATCTGCTCGACGCGTTGGTGCTCGCCGGAGAAGCGCTTTGCGGCGAGGCTCTATGGGCGCGCGAAGACGGCCGTTCGCTCGCACAATTCGTCGAGGATCTGCGGGCCAATGCGCGCGAAGTGAAGTTCACGCTGGCGCGCAAGGAAGCGTCCGTCGCCCTTCGCGATGCGATGGAGCAGGTCGCGGTGCGCCCACCCTATGGCGGCCATGCCCGCGTGCAGGTATTCGGCCTGCTCGAAAGTCGCATGAACCGCGCGGATCTCGTCATCTGCGGAGGCCTAAACGAAGGTAGCTGGCCGCCTCGGGGTAGCGTGGACTCGCTGCTGGCACCGCCCTTGCTCCGCAGACTCGGCGTTCCCGGAGGCGACTTCCGGCTCGGCCTGTCCGCACACGATCTCGCCGGGGCTCTCGGCGCACCGCAAGTTGTGCTGAGTCGGGCCGAGCGTGACGAAAGCGGCCCGACCATCCCTTCGCGCTTCCTCCTACGGGTCGAAGCGTTGCTCGGCAGCCTCGCGGAGAATCATCGGGAACGTCGGATGGTGGAACTAGCGCGGGCGATGGGTCGGGCAAGGCCGATGGAGCCACACTCGCGGCCCGCGCCGACACCGACTGCGGAGCAGCGCGATGTCGACATCTCGGCCACCGCGCTCGACCGGCTGCTCGGCGATCCGTACCAGTTCTATGCGCAGAAAATACTGCAATTGAGCGACCTCGACGCGCTCGATGCAGAACCCGGGCCGCTGTGGCAGGGCAACGCCGCGCACTTGATCCTCCAGCGCTGGCACGAAGCCCGCGAGAGCGACCCGTGTGCTCTTCTGGCCCCGATCATGGACAGTGTGCTGGATGAGGAAGGGGCCGACCCGGTGACGCGCGGGCTGTGGCAACCGCGGCTCGAAGCGGCTCTGCGCTGGATCGAGGAGCAGGTCGATGGTGTGCCCGAGCGCAAGGTGTTGGCCGTCGAGAAGAAGGGCGCGATGATCTACGACAATGTCCGCGTCCATGGCCGGGCGGACCGGATCGACAGGCTGCCCGATGGCGGCCTCGCCATCGTCGATTACAAGACCGGCTCACCGCCCAGCGCTGCCATGGTCGAGCAGGGCTTCGCGCTACAACTCGGTATCCTCGGCCTGATTGCGGAACGCGGCGGATTCGACGGCCTTGCGGGCGATCCGGAGAGTTACGAATACTGGTCGCTGGGCAGGGCTAAGGGCGAGAACGCGCATGGGTTCGGCTATGTCGAAGTGCCGCTGAAGGTGGGCAACAAGCGCAGCGGTGTGACGCCAGAGGAGTTCCTGCCGCTGACCGCTGCCAAGCTGTCCGAAGCGATTGCGCGCTTCGTCAAGGGCTCCGATCCCTTCACGGCGCGCGAGAACCCCAACTATCCAGCCTACGATACTTACGACCAGCTGATGCGCCTCGACGAGTGGATCGCGACGCAGGACGGGGAGGGCGCGGCGTGA